The Streptomyces sp. NBC_00162 genome window below encodes:
- a CDS encoding HAD family hydrolase, giving the protein MIRTVVLDIGETLTRDDRYWAAWADWLCVPRHTLSALVGAVVVDGRDNADAIRLLRPGIDIAAEYSARDAAGRGERLDETDLYEDVRPALTALRATGVRVIVAGNQSPRAGDLLRALDLPADLVVTSGEWGVSKPARAFFEQVLAVSGSPAAETLYVGDHPANDIHPARAAGLRTAHIRRGPWGHWWADDPEVRAAADWSIDSLTELPDIVKP; this is encoded by the coding sequence ATGATTCGGACCGTCGTTCTAGACATCGGCGAGACCCTCACCCGGGACGATCGCTACTGGGCAGCATGGGCGGACTGGCTCTGCGTGCCCCGGCACACCCTTTCCGCGCTGGTGGGTGCCGTGGTCGTGGACGGCCGGGACAACGCGGACGCGATCCGCCTCCTGCGCCCGGGCATCGACATCGCCGCCGAATACTCCGCCCGCGACGCCGCGGGACGCGGCGAGCGGCTCGACGAGACGGACCTCTACGAGGACGTCCGCCCGGCCCTGACAGCGCTCCGGGCCACCGGCGTACGCGTCATCGTCGCCGGCAACCAGAGCCCCCGGGCCGGCGACCTGCTGCGTGCGCTGGACCTCCCCGCAGACCTCGTCGTCACGTCGGGCGAGTGGGGCGTGTCCAAGCCGGCGCGCGCGTTCTTCGAGCAGGTGCTGGCGGTGTCCGGCAGCCCTGCCGCCGAGACGTTGTACGTAGGCGACCACCCGGCCAATGACATCCATCCGGCGCGAGCCGCAGGCCTGCGCACTGCCCACATCCGGCGTGGCCCCTGGGGTCACTGGTGGGCAGACGACCCCGAGGTCCGGGCCGCCGCAGACTGGTCGATCGATTCCCTCACCGAACTGCCGGACATCGTCAAACCGTAG
- a CDS encoding helix-turn-helix domain-containing protein has protein sequence MAGHIGQRIAARRRARRMTQADLAREAHVSLPMIKGCERGVRSPGPSTLEAIAAALGVDASRLDPAYVGTGRRVHAALPSISAAIAGYEIAPDPAGRPLGQLRKDIDDAVGWRLAAQYGFIAAQGPKLLGDALAHLHSASGAHREEAAHLVVAAARTADAVTYKFGAHDLSARLIDVMRWTSGQSKDPDLSACVAYVRAETFLAARAYRVGHLALERALDAVPTPNTERSMATLGALHMRTAVVAARAGSADAAYNHLNEARTLAQGVPEGVYLGTSFGPSNVRIHEVAVSVSLGRDHIGRALDVARDWSPGREIPAERRSGFWIEVARAHLWSGNPDEAFNCLKEARKHAPQHVREHPWAREDIGKIRRLKHADAESLTSYGEWIGAI, from the coding sequence ATGGCCGGACACATCGGGCAGCGCATCGCCGCTCGGCGGCGAGCCCGACGGATGACTCAAGCCGACCTCGCTCGCGAGGCCCACGTCTCCCTCCCCATGATCAAAGGCTGCGAACGGGGCGTCCGTTCGCCCGGGCCGTCCACGCTGGAAGCGATCGCCGCCGCGCTCGGTGTGGACGCGTCCCGCCTCGATCCGGCTTACGTCGGCACCGGACGCCGCGTCCACGCCGCACTCCCATCGATCTCTGCGGCGATTGCCGGATACGAGATCGCGCCAGACCCGGCCGGCAGGCCGCTGGGCCAGTTACGAAAGGACATCGATGACGCTGTCGGGTGGCGCCTAGCAGCCCAGTACGGCTTTATCGCGGCGCAGGGCCCCAAACTTCTCGGGGACGCGCTGGCGCACCTGCACTCAGCTTCCGGCGCCCACCGCGAGGAAGCGGCACACCTCGTCGTCGCGGCGGCGCGGACGGCCGATGCGGTGACCTACAAGTTCGGCGCACACGATCTTTCGGCCCGGCTGATCGACGTGATGCGGTGGACGTCCGGGCAGTCCAAGGACCCGGACCTGAGCGCTTGCGTCGCCTACGTACGCGCCGAGACCTTCCTTGCCGCCCGTGCTTACCGCGTCGGCCACCTCGCGCTGGAGCGAGCCCTCGATGCGGTCCCTACACCGAACACCGAGCGGTCGATGGCGACCCTCGGCGCACTGCACATGCGGACCGCCGTCGTCGCCGCGCGAGCAGGCAGCGCGGATGCCGCCTACAACCATCTGAACGAGGCCCGGACACTCGCGCAGGGCGTTCCCGAGGGCGTCTACCTCGGCACCTCGTTCGGGCCGTCCAATGTCCGCATCCACGAGGTGGCCGTCTCGGTCAGCCTCGGGAGGGACCACATCGGCCGCGCCCTGGACGTCGCCCGTGATTGGAGCCCGGGCCGGGAGATCCCGGCAGAGCGCCGGTCCGGATTCTGGATCGAGGTGGCGCGTGCACACCTGTGGTCCGGCAACCCGGACGAAGCCTTCAACTGCCTCAAGGAAGCCCGCAAGCACGCACCGCAGCACGTACGCGAGCACCCGTGGGCACGAGAGGACATCGGGAAGATCCGCCGACTCAAGCATGCTGACGCCGAGTCATTGACGTCCTACGGCGAGTGGATCGGCGCCATCTGA
- the fxsT gene encoding FxSxx-COOH system tetratricopeptide repeat protein: MTTGSRQEQGSTAGPQRFVISFAGFNRPWAVWIAHRLEEHGHRVALQRWDPQNSPGLAQALDDLARSGSRVLLVLSERYFSAGTPGDVQDAEWNTALRTVTDRHPDRFAAVCLTDAPLPSAVAVLEKTDLWGLDAYEAEYRVLRRLELPTDRIGTETGRRGPRFPNDPPEIWGRVPRRNPRFTGRNDVIGTLRAALTEAPAGASTVTLLGLSGVGKTQVATEYAYRFASEYDVVWWVPAEDRPTLRERLADLAPALGLPRGAGSYGEQIRAVLEALRRGSPYSRWLMVFDGCDNPDDLTDLLPSGAGDVIITSRNREWASRHTSLVEVPLYARPESITFIRRRALRLTAVEADQLAEALEDYPLALDQTAGWLADSPLTVGDYLALLQRRLDSREAVTVSDDYPLPFPTALAILLNNVRENFPDALALLRLFVFFAPGPVPLRLLREFPADDVPEQLAGLINDQIRWNAALNKLVQFSVVRLEYSDLPVEEGGGGLETVQLHRMVHGIVRENLSEDEAEPLARAVRQVLAAADPGRPSDSRLWPRYAELIPHLSTSGVLTSSNPRIQNFLLHCLRYLILAGEYRTCLRLSEETDQSWRAMLGEDHPKVRELSYQYGGALRNLGLFRTAETLTQAVADRLTGERGERDLETLRASSAYGGVLLCIAKFEPAREIFEHCLATYRELLGEDDSTTLGAQNNLAATYRLLGRYQDAYELDLDTLRRRERVLRAQHISTLSSGIACAMGLRLMGRYREAQTRQEQGVKLNTQVLGLGHPQTLRAEHNLGLCLRRSGDIPGAGLRLRTVWERATRVFGVDYPWTLMVASDYATYLREYGDIGEARRISEDVVRGYQSQLGLAHPYSIGTVGNLGLVLRAQGERAEALSLAEQALVGMRGALGDRHPWTLGCALNATGHRNITGHLEDALSLSRETLRTAEQVLGPDHPMTLSAQIALAADLRSVREDAEAGKHEDAGIKGLTRTLGPQHVHTVAAKQQTRPYWDFEPQP; the protein is encoded by the coding sequence ATGACCACCGGTAGTCGGCAGGAACAGGGCTCCACCGCTGGGCCGCAGCGCTTCGTCATCAGCTTCGCCGGGTTCAACCGGCCCTGGGCCGTCTGGATCGCCCACCGCCTGGAGGAACACGGCCACCGCGTCGCCCTCCAGCGCTGGGACCCGCAGAACAGCCCCGGACTCGCGCAGGCCCTCGACGACCTCGCCCGCTCGGGCAGCCGGGTCCTGCTCGTCCTCAGCGAGCGCTACTTCTCCGCCGGCACCCCCGGCGACGTCCAGGACGCGGAGTGGAACACCGCCCTGCGCACGGTCACCGACCGCCACCCCGACCGGTTCGCGGCGGTCTGCCTCACCGACGCCCCGCTGCCCAGCGCCGTGGCCGTACTGGAGAAGACCGACCTGTGGGGCCTGGACGCGTACGAGGCGGAGTACCGCGTGCTGCGCCGCCTGGAGCTGCCCACCGACCGCATCGGCACCGAGACCGGCCGCCGCGGGCCCCGCTTCCCCAACGACCCGCCGGAGATCTGGGGCCGGGTCCCGCGCCGCAACCCGCGCTTCACCGGCCGCAACGACGTCATCGGCACCCTGCGCGCGGCGCTCACCGAAGCCCCGGCCGGCGCCTCCACCGTCACCCTGCTGGGGCTCTCCGGAGTCGGCAAGACCCAGGTCGCCACCGAGTACGCCTACCGCTTCGCCTCCGAGTACGACGTGGTCTGGTGGGTCCCCGCCGAGGACCGGCCCACCCTGCGCGAACGCCTCGCCGACCTGGCCCCCGCCCTCGGCCTGCCGCGCGGCGCCGGCAGTTACGGCGAGCAGATCCGGGCCGTCCTGGAGGCGCTGCGGCGCGGATCCCCGTACAGCCGCTGGCTGATGGTCTTCGACGGATGCGACAACCCCGACGACCTCACAGACCTGCTGCCCTCCGGCGCGGGCGACGTCATCATCACCTCCCGCAACCGCGAATGGGCCTCCCGGCACACCAGCCTCGTCGAAGTCCCGCTCTACGCCCGGCCCGAGTCCATCACCTTCATCCGCCGCCGGGCCCTGAGACTGACCGCCGTCGAGGCCGACCAGCTGGCCGAGGCCCTGGAGGACTACCCGCTCGCCCTCGACCAGACCGCGGGCTGGCTCGCCGACTCCCCGCTGACCGTCGGCGACTACCTGGCGCTGCTCCAGCGCCGGCTGGACTCCCGCGAGGCCGTCACCGTCTCCGACGACTACCCGCTGCCCTTCCCCACGGCCCTGGCGATACTGCTCAACAACGTACGGGAGAACTTCCCCGACGCCCTGGCCCTCCTGCGGCTGTTCGTCTTCTTCGCACCCGGGCCCGTGCCGCTGCGGCTGCTGCGCGAGTTCCCGGCCGACGACGTGCCCGAACAGCTCGCCGGGCTGATCAACGACCAGATCCGGTGGAACGCGGCCCTCAACAAGCTCGTCCAGTTCTCCGTCGTCCGCCTGGAGTACTCCGACCTGCCCGTGGAGGAGGGCGGCGGCGGGCTGGAGACCGTACAGCTGCACCGCATGGTGCACGGCATCGTCCGCGAGAACCTCTCCGAGGACGAGGCCGAACCGCTCGCCCGCGCCGTCCGCCAGGTCCTCGCCGCCGCCGACCCCGGCCGCCCCTCCGACTCCCGGCTGTGGCCCCGCTACGCCGAACTCATCCCGCACCTGTCCACCTCCGGGGTGCTGACCAGCAGCAACCCGCGCATCCAGAACTTCCTGCTGCACTGCCTGCGCTACCTGATCCTCGCCGGGGAGTACCGCACCTGCCTGCGGCTGTCCGAGGAGACCGACCAGTCCTGGCGGGCCATGCTCGGCGAGGACCACCCCAAGGTCCGCGAGCTCAGCTACCAGTACGGCGGAGCCCTGCGCAACCTCGGCCTGTTCCGGACGGCCGAGACCCTCACCCAGGCCGTCGCCGACCGGCTCACCGGGGAACGCGGCGAGCGCGACCTGGAGACCCTGCGCGCCAGCAGCGCGTACGGGGGAGTGCTGCTCTGCATCGCCAAGTTCGAGCCCGCCCGCGAGATCTTCGAGCACTGCCTGGCCACCTACCGCGAGCTGCTCGGCGAGGACGACTCCACCACCCTGGGCGCCCAGAACAACCTCGCCGCCACCTACCGGCTGCTGGGCCGCTACCAGGACGCCTACGAGCTCGACCTGGACACCCTGCGCCGCCGCGAGCGGGTGCTGCGCGCCCAGCACATCTCCACCCTCTCCTCCGGCATCGCCTGCGCCATGGGACTGCGGCTGATGGGCCGCTACCGGGAGGCGCAGACCCGGCAGGAGCAGGGGGTCAAGCTCAACACCCAGGTGCTGGGGCTGGGCCACCCGCAGACCCTGCGCGCCGAGCACAACCTCGGGCTGTGCCTGCGCCGCTCCGGGGACATCCCCGGCGCGGGGCTGCGGCTGCGGACCGTGTGGGAGCGGGCGACGCGGGTGTTCGGGGTCGACTACCCGTGGACGCTGATGGTGGCCTCCGACTACGCGACCTACCTGCGCGAGTACGGGGACATCGGCGAGGCCCGCCGGATCTCGGAGGACGTGGTCCGCGGCTACCAGTCGCAGCTGGGCCTGGCCCACCCGTACAGCATCGGCACGGTCGGCAACCTCGGGCTGGTGCTGCGCGCCCAGGGCGAGCGCGCGGAGGCCCTCTCGCTCGCGGAGCAGGCGCTGGTCGGCATGCGGGGCGCGCTCGGCGACCGGCACCCCTGGACGCTGGGCTGCGCCCTGAACGCCACCGGGCACCGCAACATCACCGGGCACCTGGAGGACGCGCTGTCCCTGAGCCGCGAGACACTGCGCACCGCCGAACAGGTGCTGGGCCCGGACCACCCGATGACGCTGAGCGCCCAGATCGCCCTGGCCGCCGATCTCCGTTCGGTACGCGAGGACGCGGAGGCGGGCAAGCACGAGGACGCGGGCATCAAGGGCCTCACCCGCACCCTGGGCCCCCAGCACGTCCACACCGTCGCGGCAAAGCAACAGACCCGCCCGTACTGGGACTTCGAGCCGCAGCCGTAG
- a CDS encoding HEXXH motif domain-containing protein, which translates to MTAALASFTVSSRTLRALASTEPCTEGTRLVRDVRRSKRLVLLRAVLDAAPGARAGETADHWALLEEAERHDPGAVRDVLHYPATGVWAEETLRRLHAPYGPPPDLGHLGALAVAAALRSGLAFTHTLRPLHGRLVLPTLGLLRPDRPGPLALTERSWDPGHPATLPLHTLPGGRTALDDLDPYRAPGPDRPAPVRPARRLTPKGHKRWDTQWAGALTLLERYDTARAEETVQLLRSVVPLAGGSRSSGATLPAAAGSVLARAQAPPALAATLVHEVQHGKLTALADVLTLHTADRTPRYWAPWRADPRPLEGLLHGAYAHLALAGYWQRAALYGARGAWAQHARSRAQVAAVLPVLRAHDRLTSAGREFTGAMAAAERNMDELPPPGDQHATARRAVDRERRAWCEAHPELAPFVRA; encoded by the coding sequence ATGACCGCCGCCCTCGCCTCCTTCACCGTCTCCTCCCGCACCCTGCGCGCCCTCGCCTCCACCGAGCCCTGCACCGAAGGCACCCGCCTGGTCCGCGACGTACGCCGCTCCAAGCGCCTGGTCCTGCTGCGCGCCGTCCTCGACGCCGCCCCCGGCGCCCGGGCCGGGGAGACCGCCGACCACTGGGCCCTGCTGGAGGAGGCCGAACGGCACGACCCGGGCGCCGTCCGCGACGTCCTGCACTACCCCGCCACCGGGGTGTGGGCCGAGGAGACCCTGCGCCGCCTGCACGCCCCGTACGGGCCCCCGCCGGACCTCGGCCACCTCGGGGCCCTCGCCGTCGCCGCAGCCCTGCGCTCCGGGCTCGCCTTCACCCACACCCTGCGGCCCCTGCACGGGCGCCTCGTCCTGCCCACCCTCGGACTGCTGCGCCCGGACCGCCCCGGCCCGCTCGCCCTCACCGAACGCTCCTGGGACCCCGGGCACCCGGCCACCCTGCCCCTGCACACCCTCCCCGGAGGCCGCACCGCCCTCGACGACCTCGACCCCTACCGGGCGCCCGGCCCCGACCGGCCGGCCCCCGTCCGCCCCGCCCGCCGGCTCACCCCCAAGGGCCACAAGCGCTGGGACACCCAGTGGGCCGGCGCGCTCACCCTGCTCGAGCGGTACGACACCGCCCGCGCCGAGGAGACCGTCCAACTGCTGCGCTCGGTCGTGCCGCTGGCCGGCGGCTCCCGCTCCAGCGGCGCCACCCTGCCCGCGGCCGCCGGTTCCGTACTGGCCCGTGCGCAGGCCCCGCCCGCGCTGGCCGCCACCCTCGTGCACGAGGTCCAGCACGGCAAGCTCACCGCCCTCGCCGACGTGCTGACCCTGCACACCGCCGACCGCACCCCCCGGTACTGGGCCCCCTGGCGCGCCGACCCCCGCCCGCTGGAAGGGCTCCTGCACGGCGCGTACGCCCATCTGGCCCTGGCCGGGTACTGGCAGCGCGCCGCCCTCTACGGAGCCCGCGGCGCCTGGGCCCAGCACGCCCGCAGCCGTGCCCAGGTCGCCGCCGTCCTGCCCGTACTGCGCGCGCACGACCGACTGACCTCCGCGGGACGGGAGTTCACCGGCGCCATGGCCGCCGCCGAGCGGAACATGGACGAGCTCCCGCCGCCCGGGGACCAGCACGCCACCGCCCGCCGGGCCGTCGACCGCGAACGCCGCGCCTGGTGCGAGGCCCATCCCGAACTCGCCCCGTTCGTACGGGCTTGA
- a CDS encoding FxsB family cyclophane-forming radical SAM/SPASM peptide maturase, translated as MRHTQTSAAEQIAHRTHAPWPYIRLDVPALRAAGHRPHPIRQFVLKTRSRCNLACTYCYVYEMADQGWRAQPALMAPATAARAAERIAEHAAVHDLPRVDLVLHGGEPLLTAPARLAEPVDAVRAAVAAAAPRTRVTATVQTNGTLLTRGRLAALAAAGIRVGVSLDGGLPAHNTRRVDHAGRPGFAAAARGLRLLARHPDSYAGVLCVIDLAHDPVETYESLLAFAPPSVGLLLPLANWSSPPPGHRPRGTPYADWLLAVFERWWHDGVRRTRIRTFEEIIALLLGLPAATETLGLAPAATAVIETDGSIEQADSLKSAYEGAAATGMTLDTHSFDQLLDHPGFAARQLGRDALAAGCRACELVEVCGGGHYPHRYRAGEGFRQPSVYCADLQVLIRHIATALERAARTPTARTPAARPPAVAS; from the coding sequence ATGAGGCACACCCAGACGAGCGCGGCCGAACAGATCGCGCACCGGACCCACGCGCCCTGGCCCTACATCCGGCTCGACGTGCCCGCCCTGCGCGCCGCCGGACACCGGCCCCATCCCATCCGGCAGTTCGTGCTCAAGACGCGCAGCCGCTGCAACCTCGCCTGCACCTACTGCTACGTCTACGAGATGGCCGACCAGGGCTGGCGCGCCCAGCCCGCCCTCATGGCCCCGGCCACCGCCGCCCGAGCCGCCGAGCGGATCGCCGAGCACGCCGCCGTCCACGACCTGCCCCGCGTCGACCTCGTCCTGCACGGCGGCGAACCGCTGCTCACCGCGCCCGCCCGGCTGGCCGAGCCCGTCGACGCCGTACGGGCCGCCGTGGCCGCGGCCGCCCCGCGCACCCGCGTCACCGCCACCGTCCAGACCAACGGCACCCTCCTCACCCGCGGCCGCCTCGCCGCGCTGGCCGCCGCCGGGATCCGCGTCGGCGTCAGCCTCGACGGAGGGCTCCCCGCGCACAACACCCGGCGCGTGGACCACGCCGGACGCCCCGGATTCGCCGCCGCCGCCCGCGGCCTGCGGCTGCTGGCACGGCATCCGGACAGCTACGCCGGGGTGCTCTGCGTCATCGACCTCGCCCACGACCCCGTCGAGACGTACGAGTCCCTGCTCGCCTTCGCCCCGCCCAGCGTCGGGCTGCTGCTGCCGCTCGCCAACTGGAGCTCCCCGCCGCCCGGCCACCGCCCCCGCGGGACCCCGTACGCCGACTGGCTCCTCGCCGTCTTCGAACGCTGGTGGCACGACGGAGTGCGGCGCACCCGGATCCGGACCTTCGAGGAGATCATCGCCCTGCTGCTCGGCCTGCCCGCCGCCACCGAGACCCTCGGGCTCGCGCCCGCCGCCACCGCCGTCATCGAGACCGATGGCTCCATCGAACAGGCCGATTCGCTGAAGTCCGCCTACGAGGGCGCCGCCGCCACCGGGATGACCCTCGACACGCACAGCTTCGACCAGCTCCTCGACCACCCCGGGTTCGCCGCCCGCCAGCTCGGCCGGGACGCGCTCGCCGCCGGCTGCCGCGCCTGCGAACTGGTCGAGGTGTGCGGCGGCGGGCACTACCCGCACCGCTACCGGGCCGGCGAGGGCTTCCGGCAGCCGTCCGTGTACTGCGCGGATCTCCAGGTCCTCATCCGGCACATCGCCACGGCCCTCGAGCGCGCGGCCCGAACTCCCACCGCCCGAACCCCCGCCGCCCGTCCCCCGGCGGTCGCCTCATGA
- the fxsA gene encoding FxSxx-COOH cyclophane-containing RiPP peptide, with amino-acid sequence MVTKDQDVAVVVHKCPGRLPDLSGLDLAALRGIDHPVLAQVIEGMVERVTHPAEILNAFDSGVD; translated from the coding sequence ATGGTGACGAAGGATCAGGACGTGGCAGTGGTGGTCCACAAGTGCCCCGGACGGCTCCCGGACCTCTCCGGGCTGGATCTGGCGGCGCTGCGCGGGATCGACCATCCCGTGCTGGCCCAGGTGATCGAGGGCATGGTCGAGCGGGTGACCCACCCGGCCGAGATCCTGAACGCCTTCGACTCCGGGGTCGATTGA
- a CDS encoding SAV_2336 N-terminal domain-related protein, giving the protein MPPAGPPGIRELAALLRRAGLDPSAEELADALWLAARIRRPGQPAPGAEVPVPEPEADDPVRLPEDPERVETETEDPIRLYAPGPRRAGEAEAELTGEPPGERGVPVRVPGAAALPRILEIQRALRALQRHRPPAPPIRTVLDEPATAEASARALGLIIPVLKPESRREATVRLVMDASPSMAVWQDMFEELRTVCERLGAFRDVQVHYLHRLADGTAALGRGPVPGAGLRSGDQLRDPTGRALTMVVSDCAGPLWREGSAQRLLHRWAECTPCVVVQPLPQRLWGRSWLPTERGTLSRVEGSAGKLKFRSDRPPLPGRPTGGLTVPVLPPSAIALGAWARLVAGIGTGPVPAEVGRVLAAHPAAPLPPPRAVRPPRELVARFRSSSAPRAVQLAVYLSAAPLTLPVMRLVQRTMLPDSEPSDLAEVLLSGLLRRSADTPGQWYEFAPGVQDVLLGPLGRDEAALVLKHCSEYVLAHFGRGVRNFPALAVSQLTGAPPEAAEGGPGPGSGPGPGPGPGDADRVPAGRLPRAFAQVSAKVVRRYLPGMPEEGPPVREAVTPPAPPGRAGAVRAARERLADADRDGNGEADGDARALYEAVAVLRRAVAAPPGPGDPPEEAETELAGALLRLWAAQRDPELLTEAERTVTGLRTAPARAVLGRVLYERALVAEPRADLLAAADREFAAASASADPGLRRDCAVRRAETLIRLSALREDPGALREARAALEPVAGAAAAADDDGAAYPELQRALGRVLLALLPHTPDPAERTALAEQAAARLAVTGLTAEDAAGRETRARTRVELAGALRYLPGRLEEAAGELDAAFGEAGGDPELRVAALVCLARVHRARYERDADPVALEEAAEAYGRARRLIPRDAEAFGELLPEWGDVLLERARAADGRRFTGAAVRVLRDSRAAVPQSDPGAAHRLLRLATGLRLRHTYEGDPVDLREAEYLLELAVRQSRSPLERARAWRDHADVQLEIHGHTRAADRLDRAADSYRRAWRSALEADREERQDLAVQLAARVQELRGEVLERLARPRAALDAYRSALELWGRLGAGAEGRSEGQWEGRSEALAGRISALEAAL; this is encoded by the coding sequence GTGCCGCCCGCCGGACCGCCCGGCATCCGCGAACTGGCCGCGCTGCTGCGCCGCGCCGGGCTCGATCCGTCCGCCGAGGAGCTCGCCGACGCGCTGTGGCTGGCCGCACGGATCCGCCGGCCCGGGCAGCCGGCGCCGGGTGCGGAGGTGCCCGTACCCGAGCCGGAGGCTGATGATCCGGTCAGGCTGCCCGAGGATCCCGAGCGGGTGGAAACGGAGACTGAGGATCCGATCAGGCTCTACGCGCCCGGGCCGCGCCGCGCCGGCGAAGCGGAAGCGGAGCTCACCGGGGAGCCGCCCGGGGAGCGCGGGGTGCCCGTACGGGTGCCCGGGGCGGCCGCGCTGCCCCGGATCCTCGAGATACAGCGGGCCCTGCGCGCCCTCCAGCGGCACCGCCCACCCGCCCCGCCCATCCGGACGGTGCTCGACGAACCGGCCACCGCCGAGGCCAGCGCCCGGGCCCTCGGGCTGATCATCCCGGTGCTCAAACCGGAGAGCCGGCGCGAGGCCACCGTACGGCTGGTGATGGACGCGTCGCCGTCGATGGCGGTGTGGCAGGACATGTTCGAGGAACTGCGCACCGTGTGCGAGCGGTTGGGGGCCTTCCGGGACGTCCAGGTGCACTACCTGCACCGGCTCGCCGACGGTACCGCGGCGCTCGGGCGCGGCCCCGTGCCCGGCGCCGGGCTGCGCTCGGGGGACCAGCTGCGCGACCCCACCGGCCGGGCGCTGACCATGGTGGTCTCCGACTGCGCCGGACCGCTGTGGCGCGAGGGCTCGGCCCAGCGGCTGCTGCACCGCTGGGCCGAATGCACCCCGTGCGTGGTCGTCCAGCCGCTGCCCCAGCGGCTGTGGGGACGCAGCTGGCTGCCGACCGAGCGCGGCACGCTCTCCCGGGTCGAGGGCAGCGCGGGGAAGCTGAAATTCCGGTCGGACCGGCCGCCGCTGCCCGGGCGGCCCACGGGAGGGCTCACCGTGCCCGTGCTGCCGCCGAGCGCCATCGCCCTCGGGGCATGGGCCCGGCTCGTCGCCGGAATCGGCACCGGCCCGGTACCGGCCGAAGTGGGCCGGGTGCTGGCCGCCCACCCGGCCGCGCCCCTGCCGCCGCCCCGTGCCGTACGGCCGCCGCGCGAGCTGGTGGCGCGGTTCCGGTCCTCGTCCGCGCCCCGGGCCGTACAGCTGGCCGTGTACCTGTCGGCGGCCCCGCTGACGCTGCCCGTCATGCGGCTGGTGCAGCGCACGATGCTGCCCGACTCCGAACCCTCGGACCTGGCCGAGGTACTGCTGAGCGGCCTGCTGAGGCGCAGCGCGGACACCCCCGGCCAGTGGTACGAGTTCGCCCCCGGGGTGCAGGACGTGCTGCTGGGGCCGCTGGGGCGGGACGAGGCCGCTCTCGTGCTCAAGCACTGCTCGGAGTACGTGCTGGCCCACTTCGGGCGGGGCGTACGGAACTTTCCCGCGCTCGCCGTCTCTCAGCTCACCGGAGCACCGCCCGAGGCGGCCGAGGGCGGCCCTGGCCCGGGGTCGGGCCCTGGCCCTGGCCCGGGTCCGGGGGACGCCGATCGGGTCCCCGCCGGGCGGCTCCCGCGGGCCTTCGCGCAGGTCTCGGCCAAGGTCGTACGGCGCTACCTGCCCGGCATGCCCGAGGAGGGCCCGCCGGTGCGCGAGGCCGTCACGCCCCCGGCGCCGCCCGGGAGGGCCGGAGCGGTGCGCGCCGCGCGGGAGCGGCTCGCCGACGCGGACCGGGACGGGAACGGGGAAGCGGACGGGGACGCGCGGGCGCTCTACGAGGCCGTGGCCGTACTGCGCCGGGCGGTCGCGGCCCCGCCCGGGCCCGGCGACCCGCCGGAGGAGGCCGAGACCGAACTGGCCGGCGCGCTGCTGCGGCTGTGGGCGGCGCAGCGGGACCCGGAACTCCTCACCGAGGCGGAGCGGACCGTGACGGGCCTGCGCACGGCCCCGGCCCGGGCCGTGCTGGGCCGGGTGCTGTACGAGCGGGCGCTGGTCGCCGAACCCCGGGCGGATCTGCTGGCCGCCGCCGACCGGGAGTTCGCGGCGGCGAGCGCCTCCGCCGACCCCGGGCTGCGCCGGGACTGCGCGGTGCGCCGGGCCGAGACCCTGATCCGGCTGAGCGCGCTGCGCGAGGACCCGGGCGCGCTGCGCGAGGCGCGGGCCGCCCTGGAGCCCGTCGCAGGCGCTGCCGCCGCCGCCGACGACGACGGCGCGGCGTACCCCGAGCTGCAACGGGCCCTGGGCCGCGTCCTGCTGGCCCTGCTGCCCCACACGCCCGACCCGGCCGAGCGCACGGCCCTGGCCGAACAGGCCGCGGCCCGCCTGGCCGTGACCGGCCTGACCGCGGAGGACGCCGCCGGGCGGGAGACGCGCGCCCGGACCCGGGTCGAGCTGGCCGGCGCGCTGCGGTACCTGCCCGGGCGGCTCGAGGAGGCGGCCGGGGAGCTGGACGCGGCCTTCGGGGAGGCGGGCGGGGATCCCGAACTGCGGGTGGCCGCCCTGGTGTGCCTGGCGCGGGTGCACCGGGCCCGGTACGAGCGGGACGCCGACCCGGTGGCGCTGGAGGAGGCCGCCGAGGCGTACGGCAGGGCCCGGCGGCTGATCCCCCGGGACGCGGAGGCCTTCGGGGAGCTGCTGCCCGAGTGGGGTGACGTACTGCTGGAGCGGGCCCGGGCCGCCGACGGGCGGCGGTTCACCGGGGCCGCCGTACGCGTGCTGCGCGACAGCCGGGCGGCGGTGCCGCAGTCCGACCCGGGGGCGGCGCACCGGCTGCTGAGGCTGGCCACCGGGCTGCGGCTGCGGCACACCTACGAAGGGGACCCGGTGGACCTGCGGGAGGCGGAGTACCTGCTGGAACTCGCCGTCCGGCAGAGCCGCAGCCCGCTGGAACGGGCCCGCGCCTGGCGGGACCACGCGGACGTGCAGCTGGAGATCCACGGCCACACCCGGGCGGCGGACCGCCTCGACCGGGCGGCGGACTCCTACCGGCGGGCCTGGCGGTCCGCCCTCGAGGCCGACCGCGAGGAGCGCCAGGATCTCGCCGTGCAGCTCGCGGCCCGCGTGCAGGAGCTGCGCGGGGAGGTACTCGAGCGGCTGGCCCGGCCCCGGGCGGCCCTGGACGCGTACCGCTCGGCGCTGGAATTGTGGGGGCGGCTCGGCGCGGGTGCCGAGGGGCGGTCCGAGGGGCAGTGGGAGGGGCGGTCCGAGGCGCTCGCCGGGCGGATCAGCGCTCTGGAGGCGGCCCTCTGA